Within Lolium rigidum isolate FL_2022 chromosome 5, APGP_CSIRO_Lrig_0.1, whole genome shotgun sequence, the genomic segment GAGCTGCGCGCAGACCTCTGCAAAGGCGGCGAGGATGGCGgcgtggtggcgcggcgcgttgAGGGCGAGCAGGCGGCGGAGCATGCAGCGGAGGCCGTCCCAGTCGCACAgccccatctccaccaccatctgcacCATGCTGTCGCGGAAGTCCGCCCGCGGGTCCGACGActccttctccaccgccaccccgACGCCCTCCTCATCCGACGCCGCTGCCTTCTCGCGCCTCTTCCTTGTTGCCTGTTTCTTCCTGGCGACCGGCGCCGGGGCGGACGCCTTGGCCGTCACCCCGTAGGGCACCGCGGGCGGCTGGCCGTGCTGCTTGTAGGAGGCGCTGGAGGAGGAGTAGGTGGCGGACgaggcggtggaggcggaggaggggaaGAAGGACGACGACCGGGACAGGGAGCTGCTGCTGATGctccccggcgccggcgccggcggcttcGGGGCCGGCCTGAGGAAGGAAGGCAGGCTCATGAGCGCCGGCAGCCTGGGCCGGCGCGGGCGGCACCCGCACCCCGCGTCCACCACGGCCACGTGCCGCAGCCGCCCGCCCACCGCGAActgcctcccgccgccgcgccgcgctcTCGACGACGTTGACATGGCCGGCGATGTCAAGGCCAAGCTTTGTTTGGATggctgggtggtggtggtggtaactggTATTGGTAAGGAGGAGTCAGAGCTAGGCTTGGAGTGGCCTGGTTAATATATTGCGATTTTGACGAGGACAAGTCAGTGGGGTTAAGAATTAACTGGTGGGGTTTAGCTGGGCCACGTTGGCCCCTGTTGGGCTCATCATCCCGTGCCTGCGGCCAGCTGATGATTAGTTTGACCTTGACCGTCCtgtatagagagagagagagtccttGCGGGTGCTAATGGTGACACGTAGGATGGTTGATTGCACGGCCGTGATACAGAGAGCGTCAGGGGTCGCTCCTGCCCACAAACTCGCAGTTCCTGTGTGGGAAAATATGGTGCCTTTCGCCAGATGAACAAGTGGCAAACACGTTACTTGTCTAAAAGCCGCGAGCCAAGGATCGGCGCACGGAATGACACCGAGTTTATCTCTCCCCGTTCAACTTCTAACTGAGCGGTGGTGTCTTTCTCCCCCTTCTTCCTCTCAAGGCGCTACAAGACCTTGAGAGTCTTCCACCTTGCACCGGGCCAATCCAAGGCCTTCTCtgccggaatagccggccggagaaGGCTGAGGAGAGGCGCCGGAGTACATATGCTTAGGTCTAGGGTTAGATCGAGTCTAGGTTTAGTTTGTTCCCAAGTGGAGTATGGCGAGATGCCGTCGAGGATTTGGTCGCCGGGAAATCGAAGCTGCTTCCCGGGGCTGCAAGAGGTGGTGCTGCTTCCCATGGAGCTCCGATGGACGGAGCCGGAGATGGGTGGCGGTGGCACCCCTGCATCCTCCCCAATAAAGCTTGTCTGCCTCTTCTTTGATGAGGTTGCCATCGCTGCGGTCCTCCTTCTATAGAGCCACCATGGAGGTGGACATGAGGAGGCATCCCTTGGCGAGGCTAGCGGATCGAAGATCTGGTGTCCTGGAGCTTTTCCTCCCCCTCGAGCGCAACACATGGTGGCCACTCGCGCCGCCATGATCTCAGGACAAGAAGGTGGCCCAACATCAACCTCCAATTCGGAGGCCCTCTCGATCCGCCGTTGGGGCTCGACGCCTCCACaaggccaagtggttcgtccccggccttGTGCAGGTAGCCAATGGCGGGATCTCGTTGTCGGTCGGGAGTTCTCGAGCAACCTGCTCCTGGAGCTCGGCGGAAACGCCTTGAGCTCGCCGGCGGCTGGTGGTGGTGAAGCCCCTATCCTTGAtcgctttttaatttttcttgctggGGTGTTTTCTGTAAAAAAAGGTCTTATCCTCAAATTTTAGGTTTCCCAGGGCAATAGATGACATAGGGCCTTTTTGTAACTTGTACCAGCCACGTGCTTTGGAATGAAAGCTCCACTGGGGTCTCGACCCCGCCTGTGTTAAAAAAAAAACTGAGCGTGCGTGGGGATTTGGTTGCTGGGGAACATCTTTGTCAACTTCACGGATGCAAAAATTGGATAATTACTTCACAGCCGAATTGCAGGGTCTCGGCTTGCGTGAATCTTAAAGCACCCATGGGATAGGCCTCCAAGGCACGGTTAGCTTCTGAATTTTGCTGTTGACGCTCGGACAAACATTTGCGGGCGCAGACAGAGAGAAGGCATGCGCGGGGAAGCAAGCTTGCTGATGGTGGGAGGCGAAAAATTCGCTCCTCGGTCTTGCGTGAAATGTAGC encodes:
- the LOC124651885 gene encoding transcription repressor OFP8-like; amino-acid sequence: MSTSSRARRGGGRQFAVGGRLRHVAVVDAGCGCRPRRPRLPALMSLPSFLRPAPKPPAPAPGSISSSSLSRSSSFFPSSASTASSATYSSSSASYKQHGQPPAVPYGVTAKASAPAPVARKKQATRKRREKAAASDEEGVGVAVEKESSDPRADFRDSMVQMVVEMGLCDWDGLRCMLRRLLALNAPRHHAAILAAFAEVCAQLASDPPPQPPAYHYDYYY